A window of the Corynebacterium minutissimum genome harbors these coding sequences:
- the dxr gene encoding 1-deoxy-D-xylulose-5-phosphate reductoisomerase, translating to MSTQRILILGSTGSIGTQALEVIADNPEKFTVVGIAAGGSNPQLVIEQARALNLSFDHVAVAKPEAAREVSEALGGTVLSGPDSAEQLVRAVEADKVLNALVGSMGLASTIATLEMGEVLALANKESLVAGGSIVTRLASEGQIVPVDSEHSAMAQCLRGGSEAELDHLVLTASGGPFRGWTREEMWEVTPQQAAQHPTWSMGQMNTLNSATLINKGLELIEATLLFDVPPESIEVTVHPQSIVHSMATFTDGCTIAQCSPPSMKLPISLALDWPHRVPGAQPALDFSTAHEWRFEPLDDDAFPAVRLAREAAAAGGTHAAVYNAANEEAAAAFLAGRLHFPEIVDVVSLVLGEATQFAGVPSTVDDVLAVEGEARRRANALVDSLAR from the coding sequence GTGAGTACCCAACGCATTCTTATCCTCGGATCTACTGGCTCAATCGGCACCCAGGCACTGGAGGTTATCGCAGATAACCCGGAGAAATTCACCGTCGTCGGCATTGCTGCCGGCGGGTCGAATCCTCAGCTGGTTATCGAACAGGCCCGCGCTCTCAATCTTTCGTTTGACCACGTGGCCGTCGCCAAGCCTGAGGCGGCACGCGAGGTTTCCGAAGCACTCGGCGGTACTGTTCTCTCCGGCCCGGATTCAGCCGAGCAGCTCGTCCGCGCAGTGGAAGCAGATAAGGTGCTCAATGCCCTCGTCGGGTCAATGGGGTTGGCCTCCACCATCGCAACCTTGGAGATGGGTGAAGTCCTAGCGCTGGCCAACAAGGAATCCCTCGTAGCTGGCGGGTCAATCGTTACTCGGTTGGCGTCAGAGGGGCAGATTGTGCCCGTGGATTCTGAGCATTCTGCCATGGCGCAGTGTCTGCGCGGTGGCAGCGAAGCGGAGCTCGATCACCTCGTACTCACCGCCTCGGGTGGCCCTTTCCGAGGGTGGACGCGCGAAGAGATGTGGGAGGTTACCCCGCAGCAAGCAGCCCAACACCCCACCTGGTCCATGGGGCAGATGAACACACTCAACTCGGCCACGTTGATCAACAAGGGCCTTGAATTGATTGAAGCGACCCTGCTTTTCGACGTCCCACCGGAAAGCATTGAGGTCACCGTTCACCCCCAATCCATCGTGCATTCCATGGCAACCTTCACGGATGGCTGCACGATAGCGCAGTGCTCTCCTCCGTCGATGAAGCTGCCTATCTCCTTGGCACTGGACTGGCCGCACCGCGTGCCTGGTGCTCAACCAGCTTTGGACTTTTCGACTGCCCACGAATGGCGCTTTGAGCCCCTAGATGACGATGCGTTTCCCGCGGTGCGGCTAGCGCGCGAGGCGGCCGCCGCGGGCGGTACTCATGCGGCGGTGTACAACGCGGCCAACGAGGAGGCAGCCGCTGCCTTTTTGGCAGGGCGTCTCCATTTTCCGGAAATTGTTGACGTTGTTAGCCTCGTCTTGGGTGAGGCGACGCAGTTCGCTGGTGTACCCTCTACCGTCGATGACGTCCTCGCCGTGGAAGGTGAGGCCCGCCGCCGCGCAAACGCGCTGGTGGATTCGCTCGCTCGATAG
- a CDS encoding DUF2631 domain-containing protein — MSSHKPASQVFDGVSTDDVPSAGFGWSRISRSGVQIAGWISVLFLLAYNFGNHKGHVETVWLIALAILIALGLVIYALQPKLSQVRTLTARNKPVGHQEPDWAYEQKTVHNVYAELTDDELRALNIEPSRIAHLRGATTAGANATPVAGRHAAKPVSN; from the coding sequence GTGTCTTCCCACAAGCCGGCATCGCAGGTTTTCGACGGCGTATCCACCGATGACGTCCCGTCCGCAGGTTTCGGTTGGTCCCGCATCAGCCGTTCGGGCGTTCAGATCGCTGGCTGGATTTCCGTCCTGTTCCTGCTGGCCTACAACTTCGGTAACCACAAGGGCCACGTGGAGACCGTCTGGCTCATCGCCCTCGCTATCCTCATTGCCCTCGGTTTGGTGATTTACGCACTGCAGCCGAAGCTCTCCCAGGTGCGTACCCTGACCGCTCGCAACAAGCCGGTAGGCCACCAGGAGCCGGACTGGGCCTACGAGCAGAAGACCGTTCACAACGTCTACGCCGAACTCACCGATGACGAGCTGCGCGCCCTCAATATCGAGCCGTCCCGCATTGCTCACCTGCGTGGTGCCACCACCGCAGGCGCCAACGCTACCCCAGTAGCTGGCCGTCACGCTGCTAAGCCGGTGTCCAACTAA
- a CDS encoding ABC transporter permease codes for MTSTLFRLHRTLWWRSVGSNASSILTALLMALYGFGGLVSLLFMAWADIEQPGHGFQSLTLGVAGGMLIYVMLAIFMPAGENQLSPSTLGALPLTPQEVYPGLLWSSMLTTRAILSVLFSTVYAVAGAIILSLQGAGIYAVPFVLGMVVACLTTIVLGECVGFLGTAIASSEKSGAQAAVMIVLGLLVFGVLQLQSVLENLPSVGAMGSIAAWSPFGAAVGWALSLADGHFVTAVAQLLIALLTAAAVMWLWMRQVAQAMRNPDAGKNHAAEVTGEGVTAFEIGSWSYSSPAAMEFTRALRYIRRDKRLMGLLLAMPMFAVLVIYQLWRGDDFVAYFMLCFSAVMMSSALSNDYGFDGPSNWVSMVAPVPPRVILHARHLAHLVVPFVGYLVLALIVIIFAEDTQVAVLAVSASVGMFIATCAISMGLTVLNPYPLSEPGASRWNDKSGYSGAAFVAAFAGLLLSWLPVVPGIIVSWMAYDHGWPLVIGPLISLLLPAAVYVVVWRSAGNYADTHAPEIYAKVDRYVS; via the coding sequence ATGACCTCAACACTGTTCCGCCTTCACCGCACCTTGTGGTGGCGCAGCGTGGGCTCCAACGCCTCGTCCATTTTGACGGCACTGCTCATGGCCTTGTACGGCTTCGGCGGCCTTGTCAGCCTCCTTTTTATGGCATGGGCGGATATTGAACAGCCTGGGCACGGCTTTCAGTCCCTCACGCTGGGCGTTGCCGGCGGCATGCTCATCTATGTCATGCTCGCCATCTTCATGCCGGCGGGGGAGAACCAGCTTTCACCCTCGACATTGGGTGCACTTCCCTTAACGCCACAAGAGGTGTACCCCGGCCTGTTGTGGTCCAGTATGCTCACCACACGCGCCATCTTGTCGGTACTTTTCTCCACCGTCTACGCGGTTGCCGGAGCCATCATTCTTTCGCTTCAGGGCGCCGGCATCTACGCGGTGCCTTTCGTACTCGGGATGGTTGTGGCGTGCCTGACCACCATCGTCTTGGGGGAGTGCGTCGGGTTCCTCGGCACTGCCATTGCTAGTTCCGAAAAGTCGGGCGCGCAGGCTGCCGTCATGATTGTCCTGGGATTGCTTGTTTTCGGCGTCCTTCAGTTGCAGTCAGTGCTGGAGAATCTACCGTCGGTGGGGGCTATGGGTTCGATCGCCGCGTGGTCGCCGTTTGGTGCTGCGGTGGGATGGGCACTTTCGCTTGCCGATGGCCACTTTGTCACCGCCGTAGCCCAACTTCTCATCGCGCTTCTCACCGCTGCGGCAGTGATGTGGCTGTGGATGCGCCAGGTGGCCCAGGCTATGCGCAACCCTGATGCCGGGAAGAATCACGCAGCGGAGGTAACAGGGGAGGGGGTTACCGCATTCGAGATCGGTTCCTGGTCCTACTCGAGCCCGGCCGCCATGGAATTTACTCGCGCTCTGCGCTATATTCGCCGCGATAAGCGCCTGATGGGCTTACTGTTGGCGATGCCCATGTTCGCGGTGCTCGTTATCTATCAGCTGTGGCGCGGCGATGACTTCGTGGCTTATTTCATGTTGTGTTTCAGCGCGGTCATGATGTCCTCCGCTCTGTCCAATGATTACGGCTTTGACGGCCCATCCAACTGGGTCAGCATGGTTGCTCCTGTTCCCCCGCGTGTGATTCTGCATGCCCGGCATCTAGCTCACTTGGTGGTTCCTTTCGTGGGCTACCTTGTGCTGGCGCTCATCGTCATTATCTTTGCGGAGGACACTCAGGTAGCAGTCCTGGCCGTCAGCGCAAGCGTGGGCATGTTTATTGCTACCTGCGCCATCAGCATGGGACTAACCGTGCTGAATCCTTATCCATTGTCGGAGCCTGGTGCCAGCCGCTGGAACGACAAATCTGGTTACTCGGGCGCTGCTTTTGTTGCAGCCTTTGCCGGTCTACTCCTCTCATGGTTGCCGGTGGTGCCGGGCATCATCGTCTCCTGGATGGCCTATGACCATGGTTGGCCACTGGTTATCGGACCTCTGATATCGCTACTGCTACCAGCGGCGGTGTACGTTGTAGTCTGGCGCAGTGCCGGAAACTACGCTGATACGCACGCCCCCGAAATCTACGCCAAGGTTGATCGTTACGTCAGCTAG
- a CDS encoding ABC transporter ATP-binding protein: MTHPYREALAPDPRTQALAVRGLYKTFGNQTAVDHLNLDVPRGTIYGVVGPNGAGKTTMLTMACGLQRPDAGQSFIAGHDVWADPISAKQSMGLLMDGAPVFDRLTGAEYLHYLGALRRLDRGESLRRAQELLDALSLTDAANKRIVDYSAGMTKKILLAGAVLHNPEVLILDEPLEAVDPVSGRLIQQLLRAYASRGGTVILSSHVMELVEGLCDHVAIINGGQVITSGHVDDVRQGQSLSDLFIAAVGGRDLDASKFGWLRTSAEGSLGTEGAE, encoded by the coding sequence ATGACTCATCCTTATCGTGAGGCGCTTGCGCCGGACCCGCGCACCCAGGCCTTGGCCGTGCGCGGCTTGTACAAGACCTTTGGTAACCAGACTGCTGTTGACCATCTCAACCTGGATGTCCCCCGAGGCACCATTTATGGTGTCGTGGGGCCCAACGGCGCAGGTAAGACCACGATGCTCACCATGGCGTGTGGTCTGCAGCGCCCCGATGCTGGGCAGAGCTTCATCGCTGGGCACGATGTGTGGGCGGATCCCATTTCGGCCAAGCAATCCATGGGGTTGCTCATGGACGGGGCGCCCGTCTTTGACCGACTGACTGGCGCTGAGTACCTCCACTACCTGGGTGCGCTGCGGCGGCTGGATCGTGGGGAGTCGTTGCGTCGTGCGCAGGAGCTTCTCGACGCCCTCTCGCTTACCGACGCCGCCAACAAACGCATCGTGGACTATTCCGCAGGCATGACGAAGAAGATTTTGCTGGCCGGTGCTGTCCTCCACAATCCGGAGGTGCTCATTCTCGATGAGCCACTGGAGGCTGTGGATCCAGTTTCTGGACGCCTCATTCAACAGCTACTGCGTGCTTATGCTTCGCGCGGTGGCACTGTCATCTTGTCTTCTCACGTCATGGAGCTTGTCGAAGGCCTCTGCGATCACGTTGCCATCATTAACGGCGGCCAGGTGATCACCTCTGGCCACGTCGATGATGTGCGCCAGGGACAAAGCCTCTCCGATCTTTTCATTGCAGCCGTGGGTGGGCGAGACTTGGATGCGTCGAAGTTTGGCTGGTTGCGAACCTCGGCAGAGGGATCGCTGGGCACGGAAGGTGCTGAGTAA
- the rlmN gene encoding 23S rRNA (adenine(2503)-C(2))-methyltransferase RlmN gives MAEPLKLNFSAPRRGLPPKHFADLTEDERIEALAELGLPKFRAKQLAKHYYVHYTADVSEMTDIPAASRDAVQEKLFPELMTPIRQTSTDDGETTKSLWRLHDGTLLESVLMRYPGRATLCISSQAGCGMACPFCATGQGGLDRNLSTAEIVEQFRHAARLMEAEGGRLSNVVFMGMGEPLANYKRVVQAVRQITGQDLAGFGLSQRNVTVSTVGLAPAIRKLADEDLSCTLAVSLHTPDDELRDTLVPVNNRWPVDDVLDAARYYADKSGRRVSIEYALIRDKNDQDFRADMLGQKLHAALGSKVHVNVIPLNPTPGSEWDAAPKARQDEFVRRVIAQGVPCTVRDTKGDEIAAACGQLAADERETA, from the coding sequence ATGGCTGAACCACTGAAATTGAACTTCTCCGCTCCGCGTCGCGGGCTGCCCCCGAAGCACTTCGCGGACTTGACCGAGGACGAGCGCATTGAAGCGCTCGCCGAACTTGGCCTGCCCAAGTTCCGAGCAAAGCAGCTGGCCAAGCACTACTACGTTCACTACACCGCCGATGTTTCCGAGATGACCGATATCCCGGCTGCTTCCCGCGATGCTGTCCAAGAAAAGCTCTTCCCTGAGCTCATGACGCCCATCCGCCAAACCTCCACAGATGATGGCGAAACCACCAAGTCCCTGTGGCGCCTGCACGATGGCACACTGTTGGAGTCGGTCCTGATGCGCTACCCAGGCCGCGCTACGCTGTGCATTTCTTCCCAGGCTGGTTGCGGCATGGCGTGTCCGTTCTGTGCTACCGGCCAGGGCGGCCTAGACCGTAACCTGTCCACGGCTGAAATTGTGGAGCAGTTCCGCCACGCCGCACGCCTCATGGAGGCAGAAGGTGGCCGCCTGAGCAACGTGGTGTTCATGGGCATGGGAGAGCCGCTGGCGAACTACAAGCGCGTCGTCCAGGCAGTCCGCCAGATCACCGGACAGGACCTAGCTGGATTCGGCCTGTCTCAGCGCAACGTCACCGTCTCCACCGTGGGCTTGGCTCCTGCTATTCGCAAGCTGGCCGATGAGGATCTCTCCTGCACTCTGGCAGTTTCCCTGCATACCCCGGATGATGAATTGCGCGATACCCTCGTGCCGGTTAATAACCGCTGGCCGGTTGATGACGTGCTCGACGCTGCCCGCTACTACGCTGATAAATCTGGCCGCCGCGTGTCTATCGAGTACGCGCTTATTCGGGACAAGAATGACCAGGACTTCCGTGCAGATATGCTGGGGCAGAAGTTGCACGCAGCGCTCGGTTCCAAGGTCCACGTCAATGTTATTCCGCTTAACCCCACTCCTGGCTCCGAGTGGGACGCAGCGCCTAAGGCCCGCCAGGACGAGTTTGTGCGCCGCGTCATTGCTCAAGGTGTGCCGTGCACGGTGCGTGACACCAAGGGCGATGAGATTGCCGCGGCCTGTGGCCAGCTCGCCGCTGATGAACGCGAAACTGCTTAG
- a CDS encoding LapA family protein, with protein sequence MTNPEHSSDNLRSTSGPFADNEPSTNFDAQPDNTAYETTPDTAGAVEPAGTTTDSTTTATSPATTTDKNNGKVKGSFAASTWIALIVGFLLLIVLIIFILQNQHEVPLNFLNWSVEFPAGVTYLICAIAGALIMALVGGWRMFELRRQVRKQARR encoded by the coding sequence ATGACGAATCCAGAACATAGCTCTGACAATCTCCGCTCAACCTCCGGCCCTTTCGCTGACAACGAACCGAGCACAAATTTCGACGCGCAGCCTGACAACACTGCCTACGAGACCACCCCGGATACCGCGGGGGCTGTCGAACCCGCCGGCACGACGACTGATAGCACTACTACGGCGACTTCCCCGGCAACGACCACGGACAAGAACAACGGCAAGGTTAAGGGCTCTTTTGCCGCCAGCACCTGGATTGCCCTCATCGTGGGCTTCTTGCTGCTTATTGTGCTCATTATCTTCATTCTGCAGAACCAGCACGAAGTACCGCTCAACTTCCTCAACTGGTCTGTCGAATTCCCGGCCGGCGTTACCTACCTCATCTGCGCCATTGCCGGTGCACTCATCATGGCGCTCGTCGGCGGCTGGCGTATGTTTGAGCTGCGCCGCCAGGTGCGCAAGCAGGCTCGACGCTAG
- a CDS encoding phosphatidate cytidylyltransferase: MPKPKNNAGRDLPAAIGVGVGLGALVVFAVWAGPFVWYLVVAAALGVAMWEVLTRLREHSYYVPRTLLIVLGQAMVWVSWFLNAPGLVAVYVVAVLALMFGRLFHNGRHRPPINYLRDMSVGIFVLTWIPLFGTFAAMLSRVETPFASGAASIVVFMLCVVASDTGGFIAGVMFGSHPMAPAVSPKKSWEGFAGSVLFGTVTGALCFAFLLHHTPWVGALMGLGLVFCATLGDLVESQFKRELGIKDMSDLLPGHGGLMDRLDGMLPSAMVTWVAMSFLATLTP; this comes from the coding sequence ATGCCCAAGCCGAAGAACAATGCGGGCCGCGATCTGCCCGCTGCCATTGGTGTGGGTGTCGGACTTGGTGCGCTGGTTGTCTTCGCCGTGTGGGCAGGCCCCTTCGTGTGGTACTTGGTGGTCGCTGCAGCGCTTGGCGTGGCCATGTGGGAGGTACTGACACGCCTGCGCGAGCACTCCTATTACGTGCCTCGCACGCTGCTTATCGTCTTAGGGCAGGCGATGGTGTGGGTCTCGTGGTTCCTGAACGCTCCGGGACTCGTAGCGGTCTATGTCGTGGCCGTGCTAGCCCTCATGTTTGGGCGCCTTTTCCATAATGGGCGACACCGCCCGCCGATTAACTATCTGCGCGATATGTCCGTGGGCATCTTCGTTCTGACGTGGATTCCGCTTTTCGGTACGTTCGCGGCGATGCTCTCCCGCGTCGAGACGCCTTTTGCATCCGGAGCGGCGTCCATTGTTGTCTTCATGCTGTGCGTCGTGGCGTCAGATACCGGTGGCTTCATCGCGGGCGTCATGTTTGGTTCGCACCCCATGGCCCCTGCCGTGAGCCCGAAGAAGTCCTGGGAAGGCTTCGCTGGTTCGGTCCTGTTTGGTACCGTCACCGGCGCGTTGTGCTTTGCTTTCTTGCTTCACCATACCCCGTGGGTTGGCGCACTGATGGGCCTTGGGCTCGTATTCTGTGCCACGCTGGGTGACCTCGTGGAATCACAATTCAAACGCGAGCTGGGTATCAAGGATATGTCGGACCTGTTGCCGGGCCACGGCGGCCTTATGGACCGACTCGACGGCATGCTGCCGTCAGCAATGGTGACCTGGGTGGCCATGAGTTTCCTGGCCACCCTTACCCCCTAG
- the frr gene encoding ribosome recycling factor, which produces MIDEIQLEAEEHMTASVEHAREQLLTIRTGRANPSMFNGLVADYYGVPTPITQMSTISVPEPRMLLIKPYEQSMIGEIENAIRNSDLGVNPTNDGQVLRVTVPQLTEERRRDMVKMAKSKGEDGKIAIRNIRRKAMEQLKKLQKDGDAGEDEVIAAEKEMEKITSGYIEQVDKLVANKEEELMEV; this is translated from the coding sequence ATGATCGACGAGATCCAGCTCGAAGCAGAAGAGCACATGACCGCCTCAGTGGAGCATGCCCGCGAGCAGCTCCTCACCATCCGTACCGGCCGCGCGAACCCGTCCATGTTCAACGGTTTGGTCGCGGATTACTACGGCGTGCCGACTCCGATTACGCAGATGTCCACTATCTCTGTCCCGGAGCCGCGCATGCTGCTTATCAAGCCCTACGAGCAGTCCATGATTGGTGAGATTGAGAACGCTATCCGCAACTCGGATCTCGGCGTAAACCCGACCAATGACGGTCAGGTGCTGCGCGTTACTGTTCCGCAGCTCACGGAGGAGCGCCGTCGCGACATGGTCAAGATGGCTAAGAGCAAGGGCGAAGATGGCAAGATTGCTATCCGCAACATTCGCCGCAAGGCGATGGAGCAGCTCAAGAAACTGCAGAAGGATGGCGACGCTGGCGAGGACGAGGTTATCGCCGCAGAGAAGGAAATGGAAAAGATTACTTCCGGCTACATCGAGCAGGTGGACAAGCTCGTCGCCAACAAGGAAGAGGAGCTCATGGAGGTCTAA
- the pyrH gene encoding UMP kinase, translating to MKAVTTPGPKRTGYKRVMLKLGGEMFGGGKVGIDPDVVENVARQIAEVANQGTEIAVVIGGGNFFRGAELSQRGMDRARSDYMGMLGTVMNSLALQDFLKQQGIDCRVQTSINMAQIAEPYLPLRADRHLEKGRVVIFGAGMGMPYFSTDTTAAQRALEIGAEVLFLAKAVDGVYSADPRTNPDAELYSEITPREVIEKGLKVADATAFSLCMDNNMPILVFNLLTDGNIKRAVNGEKIGTLVQS from the coding sequence ATGAAGGCCGTGACGACCCCTGGACCGAAGCGAACCGGATACAAGCGAGTCATGCTGAAGCTGGGCGGTGAGATGTTTGGCGGAGGCAAGGTTGGCATCGACCCCGATGTAGTGGAAAACGTCGCACGTCAGATCGCTGAAGTGGCAAACCAGGGTACTGAAATTGCCGTGGTCATCGGCGGTGGCAACTTCTTCCGTGGCGCTGAGCTCTCCCAGCGTGGCATGGACCGCGCACGCTCTGACTACATGGGCATGCTGGGCACCGTCATGAACTCCTTGGCGCTGCAGGACTTCCTCAAGCAGCAAGGCATTGACTGCCGCGTGCAGACCTCCATCAACATGGCCCAGATAGCAGAGCCGTACCTGCCGCTGCGTGCAGACCGCCACTTGGAGAAGGGTCGCGTCGTCATCTTCGGCGCAGGTATGGGTATGCCGTACTTTTCCACCGACACCACTGCCGCACAACGCGCGCTCGAAATTGGGGCGGAGGTGCTCTTCTTGGCCAAGGCCGTGGACGGCGTATATTCCGCTGACCCGCGCACCAACCCGGATGCTGAGCTGTACTCCGAAATCACCCCGCGTGAGGTCATTGAGAAGGGCCTGAAGGTAGCAGATGCCACCGCATTCAGCCTGTGCATGGACAACAACATGCCGATCTTGGTGTTTAACCTCCTCACCGACGGCAACATTAAGCGTGCCGTTAATGGTGAGAAGATCGGCACGCTGGTCCAGTCTTAG
- the tsf gene encoding translation elongation factor Ts, with amino-acid sequence MANYTAADVKALREATGAGMLDCKKALDESQGDYDKAVEYLRIKGAKNVSKRAEREATEGLIAVSGNTMVEINCETDFVAKNEAFKSFAAKIAEAAGEAKVNSGEELNNLEIDGKKVSEVVDEESAKTGEKLQARRAVTIEGDNVAVYLHQRSADLPPAVGVLVSYEGNAEGAHAVALQIAAMNAEYLTREDVPAEVVEKEREIAEATTREEGKPEAALPKIVEGRLNGFYKSVVLLEQASLSDSKKTVKQVADEAGTTITNFVRYEVGA; translated from the coding sequence ATGGCGAACTACACTGCTGCAGACGTTAAGGCACTGCGTGAGGCCACCGGCGCCGGCATGCTCGATTGCAAGAAGGCTCTCGACGAGTCCCAGGGTGACTACGACAAGGCTGTCGAGTACCTGCGCATCAAGGGTGCAAAGAACGTGTCCAAGCGTGCTGAGCGCGAGGCTACCGAGGGTCTGATTGCCGTGTCCGGCAACACCATGGTCGAGATCAACTGCGAGACCGACTTCGTGGCTAAGAACGAGGCCTTCAAGTCCTTCGCTGCCAAGATTGCTGAGGCTGCTGGCGAGGCCAAGGTTAACTCCGGCGAGGAGCTCAACAACCTCGAGATCGATGGCAAGAAGGTTTCTGAGGTCGTCGACGAAGAGTCCGCAAAGACCGGTGAGAAGCTGCAGGCACGCCGCGCAGTCACCATCGAGGGCGACAACGTTGCTGTCTACCTGCACCAGCGTTCCGCTGATCTGCCGCCGGCAGTGGGCGTTCTCGTGTCCTACGAGGGCAACGCTGAGGGCGCACACGCAGTAGCCCTGCAGATTGCTGCCATGAACGCCGAGTACCTCACTCGCGAGGATGTTCCGGCTGAGGTCGTCGAGAAGGAGCGCGAAATCGCTGAGGCTACCACCCGCGAGGAGGGCAAGCCGGAGGCTGCGCTGCCGAAGATTGTGGAAGGCCGCCTCAATGGCTTCTACAAGTCCGTCGTCCTGCTTGAGCAGGCTTCCCTGTCTGACTCCAAGAAGACCGTCAAGCAGGTTGCTGACGAGGCTGGCACCACCATCACCAACTTCGTTCGCTACGAGGTAGGCGCCTAA
- the rpsB gene encoding 30S ribosomal protein S2 has protein sequence MAVVTMRELLDAGVHFGHQTRRWNPKMKRYIFTDRNGIYIIDLQQTLTYIDEAFEFVKETVAHGGTILFVGTKKQAQEAVAEEATRVGMPYVNHRWLGGMLTNFQTVSKRLKRMKELQAMDAAEDGYKGRTKKEVLMLTRERVKLERVLGGISDMTKAPSALWIVDTNKEHIAVKEAHKLNIPVVAILDTNCDPDEVNFPIPGNDDAIRATKLLSGIIATAVEEGKKAREERQLAQAKEAAGDSAEKDARDAAEAAAASDPASAEKAEDAEKSAE, from the coding sequence ATGGCAGTTGTAACCATGCGCGAGCTCCTCGACGCTGGTGTCCACTTCGGTCACCAGACCCGTCGCTGGAACCCGAAGATGAAGCGCTACATCTTCACCGACCGTAACGGCATCTACATCATTGACCTGCAGCAGACGCTGACCTACATCGATGAGGCCTTCGAGTTCGTTAAGGAGACCGTCGCACACGGCGGCACCATCCTCTTCGTTGGTACCAAGAAGCAGGCTCAGGAAGCTGTTGCCGAAGAGGCAACCCGCGTTGGCATGCCGTACGTCAACCACCGCTGGCTGGGCGGTATGCTCACCAACTTCCAGACCGTGTCCAAGCGCCTGAAGCGCATGAAGGAACTGCAGGCTATGGACGCTGCAGAGGACGGCTACAAGGGCCGCACCAAGAAGGAAGTTCTCATGCTTACCCGCGAGCGCGTTAAGCTCGAGCGCGTCCTGGGCGGCATCTCCGACATGACCAAGGCTCCGTCCGCACTGTGGATCGTTGACACCAACAAGGAGCACATCGCGGTCAAGGAAGCCCACAAGCTCAACATCCCGGTTGTTGCCATCCTGGATACCAACTGCGACCCGGATGAGGTCAACTTCCCGATCCCGGGCAACGACGATGCTATCCGCGCCACCAAGCTGCTGTCCGGCATCATCGCTACCGCAGTGGAAGAGGGCAAGAAGGCTCGCGAAGAGCGCCAGCTTGCTCAGGCTAAGGAAGCTGCCGGCGATTCCGCTGAGAAGGACGCTCGCGACGCCGCTGAGGCTGCCGCTGCTTCCGACCCGGCCTCCGCCGAGAAGGCTGAGGACGCCGAGAAGTCCGCAGAGTAA
- a CDS encoding M23 family metallopeptidase gives MQHRPHITTVLAAVAVLAHIALAAVPQALPYVDPTTGFPAATQVLRGFEPPEQRWLSGHRGVDLALPVGGSVRAAGDGVVHFAGSVAGKPVVSIKHDDGIRTTYQPVFARVKKGDHVTEGDIIGTLAPSVDGYPGLHWGAVEGREDYIDPLGLLGEPVIRLKPVDGNARRRP, from the coding sequence ATGCAGCACCGCCCTCACATCACCACTGTTCTTGCGGCCGTGGCCGTCTTAGCTCATATTGCCTTAGCCGCTGTTCCGCAGGCTCTGCCTTACGTCGATCCGACGACCGGTTTCCCCGCGGCCACTCAGGTATTGCGAGGATTCGAGCCTCCCGAGCAGCGCTGGCTATCTGGTCATCGCGGTGTCGATTTGGCCCTCCCCGTAGGCGGCTCTGTGCGCGCGGCCGGGGATGGCGTGGTGCACTTCGCTGGTTCGGTCGCTGGTAAACCCGTGGTATCCATCAAGCATGACGACGGGATTCGCACGACCTATCAACCTGTCTTTGCGAGAGTCAAAAAAGGTGACCACGTCACAGAGGGAGACATCATTGGCACGCTGGCGCCGTCCGTCGACGGCTATCCGGGACTCCACTGGGGTGCCGTGGAAGGACGTGAGGACTACATCGACCCATTAGGGCTATTGGGCGAACCCGTCATCCGGCTCAAGCCCGTGGATGGGAACGCGCGTAGACGTCCTTAA